One window from the genome of Myxococcales bacterium encodes:
- a CDS encoding methylated-DNA--[protein]-cysteine S-methyltransferase, translating to MMTLHYAIAACSLGRVLVAANHRGLCALLLGDDDDALIADLAARFPRAHLIADGDAVASMMSAARALVDGAPVVAAPPLEPVGTEFQKLVWHALGAIPAGKTVTYGHLAQAIGRPSATRAVAQACGANPIAIAIPCHRVVRSDGALAGYRWGIERKRELLRRERLARPGDALSL from the coding sequence ATGATGACGCTCCATTACGCGATCGCAGCATGTTCGCTTGGCCGCGTCTTGGTCGCGGCGAATCACCGTGGCCTGTGCGCCTTGTTGCTCGGAGACGACGACGATGCGCTGATCGCCGATCTGGCGGCGCGATTTCCGCGCGCCCACCTCATCGCGGATGGTGATGCGGTCGCGTCGATGATGTCGGCCGCGCGTGCCCTCGTCGACGGGGCGCCAGTGGTGGCAGCCCCTCCGCTCGAGCCCGTCGGCACTGAATTTCAGAAACTCGTGTGGCACGCGCTAGGCGCCATACCCGCCGGCAAAACCGTCACCTATGGCCACCTGGCGCAAGCGATCGGCCGGCCATCAGCCACGCGCGCCGTGGCGCAGGCCTGCGGCGCCAATCCCATCGCGATTGCCATCCCGTGCCATCGCGTCGTGCGCAGCGATGGCGCGCTCGCGGGCTACCGCTGGGGCATCGAGCGCAAGCGCGAACTGCTGCGGCGCGAGCGCTTGGCTCGCCCTGGCGACGCGTTGTCGCTCTGA
- a CDS encoding Rrf2 family transcriptional regulator — translation MKLSTKTQYAVRAVFDMAYFSESDTVLAKDVAARQEIPLRYLEQIFQDLKRAGIVDAKRGPKGGYTLRRTARELRLGDVVRAIEGPVDAWVVFDDGGPKASEIVTSPLWREFASAMASWFDAITFADLVERAAAQGVPRTGAPAMYFI, via the coding sequence ATGAAGCTATCCACGAAAACCCAATACGCCGTCCGCGCCGTCTTCGACATGGCCTACTTCAGCGAATCTGATACGGTTTTGGCCAAAGACGTGGCCGCGCGCCAGGAAATTCCCCTGCGCTACCTCGAGCAGATATTTCAGGACCTAAAGCGCGCTGGAATTGTCGATGCCAAGCGCGGCCCCAAGGGCGGATACACCCTGCGGCGAACGGCGCGCGAGCTGCGGCTTGGCGATGTCGTGCGCGCGATCGAGGGCCCGGTCGATGCCTGGGTCGTCTTTGACGACGGCGGGCCCAAGGCTAGCGAAATTGTCACCTCACCGCTGTGGCGCGAATTTGCCAGCGCCATGGCGAGTTGGTTTGACGCGATTACGTTCGCCGATCTGGTCGAGCGCGCGGCGGCGCAAGGCGTGCCGCGAACTGGCGCCCCTGCGATGTACTTTATTTAG
- a CDS encoding sigma 54-interacting transcriptional regulator: protein MAELQYLVPGQAPRVFALRGPELTIGSDPASDIVISDPLASPCHAVIRSDGTAFELKTTDRKLELLVNDKQRGRHTLRDGDVFSIGICQFSFRLFEAAPPPLADRGPANASQLEIDAYRKLAAFSAALAGRDDVDALLEELIDALIELSRAHSGFLLTSRDGVLEVAVARNVKRENVAHAVEQMSDSIVARCVETRAPVLVESSLQHELAGAKSIVALGLCSALCVPLLDRTRLLGVIYLGSHSVANFFTTQTQGLVSTFASQAALLIGNAMLVAQLRGETAQLKSRIAEPRFGQLVGTSPAMQAVFARVDKVAATEVSVLITGETGTGKELIAREIHRRSPRRAGPFVAVNCGAIPAELLESELFGHVKGAFTGAVATKLGMFGAAQNGTLFLDEIGELALGLQVKLLRALQERVIMRVGAEKPEAVNIRIVTATHRDLEADVKTGRFREDLFYRLNVVHIDLPPLRDRGDDVVIIARTILGKLAAETGAAAWSLSPSAVAAFRRYGWPGNIRELENRLRRAVVFSSGPIIDLADVGFADAAAAKPMSLADAKEHFARQYVRDVLASNRGNRSQTARDLDVDPRTIYRYIERAEGEDLE from the coding sequence ATGGCCGAGCTGCAATACCTTGTTCCTGGCCAAGCGCCGCGCGTGTTTGCGCTGCGGGGGCCCGAGTTGACCATTGGCAGTGACCCGGCGAGCGATATTGTCATCAGCGACCCCCTGGCCTCGCCGTGCCATGCCGTCATCCGCAGCGACGGCACGGCGTTTGAACTCAAAACCACCGACCGCAAGCTGGAGCTGCTCGTCAACGACAAGCAACGTGGACGCCACACCCTGCGCGATGGCGACGTGTTTTCGATTGGCATCTGCCAATTTTCGTTTCGCCTATTCGAGGCGGCGCCGCCCCCCCTCGCCGACCGTGGGCCCGCTAACGCCAGCCAGCTTGAGATCGACGCCTATCGCAAGCTGGCGGCCTTTTCGGCGGCGCTGGCTGGCCGCGACGACGTCGACGCCTTGCTCGAAGAACTAATTGACGCCCTCATTGAGCTCTCGCGCGCGCACAGCGGCTTTTTGCTGACCAGCCGCGACGGCGTGCTCGAGGTCGCGGTCGCCCGCAACGTCAAGCGCGAAAACGTCGCGCACGCGGTCGAGCAAATGTCGGATTCCATCGTCGCGCGCTGCGTCGAGACGCGCGCGCCGGTGTTGGTCGAGAGTTCGTTGCAGCACGAGCTGGCCGGCGCCAAGAGCATTGTCGCGCTGGGGCTGTGCAGCGCGCTGTGCGTGCCGCTGCTCGATCGCACCCGCTTGCTTGGCGTGATCTATCTCGGCAGCCATTCCGTCGCGAATTTTTTCACCACGCAGACGCAGGGGCTGGTCTCGACGTTTGCCTCGCAGGCGGCGCTGCTTATCGGCAACGCGATGCTCGTGGCGCAACTACGCGGCGAGACCGCCCAGTTAAAGTCGCGCATCGCCGAGCCGCGGTTTGGCCAGCTCGTGGGGACCAGCCCCGCCATGCAGGCCGTCTTTGCCCGCGTCGATAAGGTCGCAGCGACCGAGGTCTCCGTCCTCATTACCGGCGAGACCGGCACCGGCAAGGAGCTGATTGCCCGCGAAATCCATCGCCGGTCGCCACGGCGCGCCGGCCCCTTTGTCGCCGTTAACTGTGGGGCCATCCCGGCCGAGCTGCTGGAGTCTGAGCTGTTTGGCCACGTCAAGGGCGCCTTCACGGGGGCGGTTGCCACCAAGCTCGGCATGTTCGGCGCGGCGCAAAACGGCACGCTGTTTCTCGACGAAATCGGTGAGCTTGCGCTGGGGCTGCAGGTCAAGCTGCTGCGGGCGCTGCAGGAACGCGTGATCATGCGCGTCGGTGCCGAAAAGCCCGAAGCCGTCAACATCCGTATTGTTACCGCGACGCACCGCGACCTCGAGGCCGACGTCAAGACCGGGCGGTTCCGCGAAGATCTTTTTTACCGCCTCAACGTGGTGCATATCGACCTGCCGCCCCTGCGAGATCGCGGCGACGACGTCGTCATCATCGCGCGCACCATCCTCGGCAAGCTCGCGGCGGAGACCGGCGCTGCCGCCTGGTCGCTCTCGCCGTCAGCCGTCGCTGCGTTTCGCCGCTATGGTTGGCCGGGCAATATTCGCGAGCTCGAAAACCGCCTGCGCCGCGCAGTGGTTTTTTCGAGTGGTCCCATCATCGATCTCGCCGACGTTGGCTTCGCCGATGCGGCGGCGGCCAAGCCGATGTCGCTCGCCGACGCCAAAGAACATTTTGCGCGGCAGTATGTGCGCGACGTGCTCGCCAGCAACCGCGGCAATCGCAGCCAAACCGCGCGCGACCTGGACGTCGATCCACGCACAATTTATCGCTATATCGAGCGCGCCGAGGGCGAGGACCTGGAATGA
- the genX gene encoding EF-P lysine aminoacylase GenX, protein MTEGRKRNLVRRAGMMRALRGFFEERDFLEVETPVLVPTPGLEVHLKAVGADGGYLITSPEYQMKRLLVGGLERIYQVCKCFRAGEEGRHHSSEFTMLEWYRAGAELDEIVADTEALVAHVATAAHGRPVVHVAGRAFDVTPPWPRMTVAQAMAQFAGIELKAGEPAATLAARVRAAGVDLGTATAWDDVFFTAWVERVDPALAALPHPIIVEAWPVELAALARRIPGAPHLAERFEAYIGGLELCNAFGELTDPVEQRARFELDLAQRRARGFAEYPIDEAFLAALAEGMPAASGIALGVDRLAMLLCDSEMPGVLTFSANEL, encoded by the coding sequence TTGACGGAGGGGCGGAAGCGGAATTTGGTGCGGCGGGCGGGGATGATGCGGGCGCTGCGGGGGTTCTTTGAGGAAAGAGATTTTTTGGAGGTCGAGACGCCGGTGTTGGTGCCGACGCCGGGGCTTGAGGTTCATTTGAAGGCGGTGGGGGCGGATGGTGGTTATTTGATCACGTCGCCGGAATATCAAATGAAGCGGCTGTTGGTTGGTGGGCTGGAGCGCATCTATCAGGTTTGCAAGTGCTTTCGCGCGGGCGAAGAGGGCAGGCATCATTCGAGCGAGTTCACGATGCTGGAGTGGTATCGCGCCGGTGCGGAGCTTGATGAGATTGTGGCGGACACCGAAGCGCTGGTGGCGCACGTGGCGACGGCGGCGCATGGCAGGCCGGTGGTGCACGTCGCTGGCCGCGCGTTTGACGTAACGCCGCCATGGCCGCGCATGACGGTGGCGCAGGCGATGGCGCAGTTTGCCGGCATTGAACTAAAGGCGGGCGAGCCGGCGGCGACGTTGGCCGCGCGCGTTCGCGCCGCGGGCGTCGATCTCGGCACCGCGACGGCATGGGACGACGTCTTTTTTACGGCATGGGTCGAGCGCGTCGATCCTGCGCTGGCGGCGCTGCCGCATCCCATCATCGTCGAGGCGTGGCCGGTGGAGCTTGCCGCCTTGGCCAGGCGTATCCCCGGCGCGCCCCATCTCGCTGAGCGCTTTGAGGCCTATATCGGCGGCCTTGAGCTGTGCAACGCGTTTGGCGAGCTGACCGATCCGGTTGAACAGCGCGCGCGCTTCGAGCTAGACCTCGCGCAGCGCCGCGCTCGCGGCTTTGCCGAGTATCCCATCGACGAAGCGTTTTTAGCAGCGCTCGCCGAGGGCATGCCGGCCGCCAGCGGCATCGCGCTTGGCGTCGACCGCCTTGCGATGCTGCTTTGTGATAGCGAAATGCCGGGCGTGTTGACGTTTAGCGCAAACGAGCTGTAG
- the efp gene encoding elongation factor P, with translation MYDTSDIRKGLKVLMDGNPYTVVEFQFVKPGKGAAFTRTKFKNLLTGAVVERNIRSGEKLEPANVEQRTMQYLYRQDDELTLMDETNFEQINVAIELVGDAHDLLKDNMPCDVLFFNSRPVSVELPTFVQLEVTASEPGARGDTSGNVLKPATLETGAVVGVPLFISVGDLLRIDTRTHEYVERLKQAGK, from the coding sequence ATGTACGATACCTCCGACATTCGCAAGGGCCTCAAGGTACTCATGGACGGCAACCCATACACCGTCGTCGAGTTCCAGTTCGTCAAACCGGGCAAGGGCGCCGCGTTTACTCGGACCAAGTTCAAAAATCTGCTCACCGGCGCGGTGGTCGAGCGCAACATTCGCTCCGGTGAAAAGCTCGAGCCGGCCAACGTCGAGCAGCGCACGATGCAATACCTCTATCGCCAAGATGATGAGCTCACGCTGATGGACGAAACCAACTTTGAGCAAATCAATGTTGCGATCGAACTGGTAGGCGATGCCCATGATTTGCTCAAGGACAACATGCCTTGCGACGTGCTGTTTTTTAACAGCCGCCCAGTCTCCGTGGAGCTACCGACCTTCGTTCAACTTGAGGTCACGGCTTCGGAGCCGGGCGCGCGCGGCGATACCTCGGGCAACGTGCTCAAGCCAGCCACGCTGGAGACGGGCGCCGTCGTTGGCGTGCCGCTTTTTATTAGCGTGGGCGATCTGCTTCGCATTGACACTCGTACGCACGAATATGTCGAGCGCCTTAAACAAGCCGGTAAATAG
- the uvrA gene encoding excinuclease ABC subunit UvrA, with product MSRSARSDQHNLHSIIVEGAREHNLQVDRLEIPKHKLVVITGPSGSGKSSMAFDTLYAEGQRRYVESLSAYARQFLGQMEKPKYERISGLSPTIAIQQKSATSNPRSTVGTVTEIYDYLRVMFARVGTQMCHQCGSAVSARSASEIVDELASLPAGAQVTILSPKAENRKGEFRDVLADAKKAGFVRVRIDGMVVRLEDVTALEKQKKHSIEIVVDRVTISKENKNRLTDSVETALREGGGKLLAEIAGERNLRSYSEDNACAKCGIGFPELSPQSFSFNSPLGMCVQCNGLGERMAADAALVVPDASKSIRDGAIATWGDSVSKDSGWTINIVKAVAKAHKIDLDKPWHKLSEKHQSVILYGAGDDRVKVEWQGKHGNGAWDMRFEGVLPQLERRHRESNSDRARQYYETFFRAIACTGCGGERLRPESRHVYVAEKSIVDVTSMTVRAASEFVTTLRLTGNRAQIATEVVKEIRNRLAFLLDVGLDYLTLNRNAGTLSGGEAQRIRLASQLGSELSGVLYVLDEPSIGLHQRDNERLIATLHRLRDLGNTVLVVEHDEATIEAADWVVDFGPGAGRHGGRVIAEGVPAAIAAAADSPTGKFLSGRDAILAPAQRRAAKGWISLKGATEHNLKHVDADIPLGVMVAVTGVSGAGKSSLINATLYPALNRKLTGSIERVGPYKSLTGLEQIDKVIVIDQKPIGRTPRSNPATYTKAFDIIREVYSQTQEAKTYGYQAGRFSFNVSAKNGGGRCESCEGAGMREVEMHFLPNVFVTCEVCKGKRYNDATLRVRFKNKNIAEILETPIDEAAEIFAHHKQLSRILRTLVDVGLGYLSLGQAATTLSGGEAQRVKLAKELARVQTGRTLYLLDEPTTGLHFGDVKKLLEVLQRLVEGGNTVLVIEHNLDVIKSCDWVIDMGPEGGSRGGEMLACGTPEAVAKVAASHTGRFLKDLLAAKKRAPAAIAVAPGKPAHASKRKVGLAASRG from the coding sequence ATGTCTCGCTCTGCTCGCTCCGACCAGCACAATCTACATTCGATTATTGTCGAGGGTGCGCGCGAGCACAACCTCCAAGTCGATCGGCTCGAGATTCCCAAGCACAAGCTGGTGGTCATCACCGGACCCTCGGGCTCAGGCAAGTCATCGATGGCGTTCGATACCCTCTATGCCGAGGGCCAGCGCCGCTACGTCGAATCGCTGTCGGCTTACGCGCGCCAATTCTTGGGCCAGATGGAAAAGCCCAAATACGAGCGCATCTCGGGGCTGTCGCCAACCATCGCCATCCAGCAAAAATCGGCAACGTCTAACCCGCGCTCGACGGTCGGCACCGTCACCGAAATCTACGACTACCTGCGCGTGATGTTCGCGCGCGTTGGCACCCAGATGTGCCACCAATGCGGCAGCGCCGTCAGCGCGCGCTCGGCCTCTGAAATCGTCGACGAGCTAGCGTCGCTACCCGCCGGCGCCCAGGTGACGATCTTGTCGCCGAAGGCGGAGAATCGCAAAGGCGAGTTTCGCGACGTGCTGGCAGACGCCAAGAAGGCGGGCTTTGTCCGCGTGCGCATCGACGGCATGGTGGTGCGGCTCGAAGACGTCACCGCGCTCGAAAAACAGAAGAAGCATTCGATCGAAATCGTCGTCGACCGCGTCACCATCAGCAAGGAGAACAAGAACCGCCTCACCGACTCGGTGGAGACCGCGCTGCGCGAGGGTGGCGGCAAGCTGCTCGCGGAAATCGCCGGCGAGCGCAACCTGCGCTCCTACTCCGAAGATAACGCCTGCGCCAAATGCGGCATTGGCTTTCCGGAACTATCGCCGCAATCGTTTTCGTTTAATTCGCCGCTGGGCATGTGCGTGCAGTGCAATGGCCTGGGCGAGCGCATGGCGGCCGATGCCGCGCTGGTGGTGCCCGATGCCAGCAAGAGCATCCGCGACGGCGCGATTGCCACGTGGGGCGACAGCGTGTCCAAGGACTCGGGGTGGACGATCAATATCGTCAAGGCCGTGGCCAAGGCGCACAAGATCGACCTCGACAAACCTTGGCACAAGCTGAGCGAAAAACACCAGAGCGTCATCTTGTATGGCGCGGGGGACGACCGGGTGAAAGTCGAGTGGCAAGGTAAGCACGGCAACGGCGCGTGGGACATGCGTTTTGAGGGCGTGCTGCCGCAACTGGAGCGCCGCCATCGCGAGTCAAACTCCGACCGCGCGCGGCAGTACTATGAGACCTTTTTTCGCGCGATTGCCTGCACCGGCTGCGGCGGCGAGCGCCTGCGCCCCGAATCGCGCCATGTCTATGTCGCGGAGAAATCTATCGTCGACGTGACAAGCATGACCGTGCGCGCCGCCAGCGAATTCGTCACGACGCTGCGGCTAACCGGCAACAGGGCGCAGATCGCGACCGAGGTGGTGAAGGAAATCCGCAACCGCCTCGCGTTCTTGCTCGACGTCGGCCTCGATTACCTGACGCTCAATCGCAACGCCGGCACGCTCTCGGGCGGCGAGGCGCAGCGGATTCGCTTGGCGTCTCAGCTCGGTTCGGAGCTCTCGGGCGTGCTGTACGTGCTCGATGAGCCGAGCATCGGCCTGCACCAACGCGATAACGAGCGGCTGATCGCGACGCTGCACCGGCTGCGCGATTTGGGCAATACCGTGCTGGTGGTCGAGCATGACGAGGCGACGATCGAGGCCGCCGATTGGGTCGTCGACTTTGGCCCCGGCGCCGGTCGCCACGGCGGGCGCGTGATCGCGGAGGGCGTGCCGGCAGCGATCGCGGCGGCGGCCGATTCTCCGACAGGCAAGTTTCTCTCCGGCCGCGATGCGATCCTGGCACCGGCGCAGCGGCGCGCCGCCAAGGGCTGGATTTCGCTGAAGGGCGCGACCGAACACAACCTCAAGCATGTCGATGCGGACATTCCGCTTGGCGTGATGGTCGCGGTCACCGGCGTCTCGGGCGCCGGCAAATCATCGCTGATTAACGCCACGCTTTACCCGGCGCTTAATCGCAAGCTCACTGGCAGCATCGAGCGCGTCGGGCCATACAAGTCGCTCACGGGCCTTGAGCAAATTGACAAGGTCATCGTTATCGATCAAAAGCCAATTGGGCGGACGCCGCGGAGCAATCCCGCCACGTACACCAAGGCGTTCGACATTATTCGCGAGGTCTATTCGCAGACTCAAGAGGCCAAGACTTATGGCTATCAGGCCGGGCGCTTTTCGTTCAACGTGTCGGCAAAAAATGGCGGCGGTCGCTGCGAAAGCTGCGAAGGCGCCGGCATGCGCGAGGTCGAGATGCACTTTTTGCCCAACGTGTTCGTCACCTGCGAGGTTTGTAAGGGCAAGCGCTACAACGACGCCACGCTGCGCGTGCGCTTCAAAAATAAAAATATCGCAGAGATTCTAGAGACCCCAATCGACGAAGCGGCCGAGATTTTCGCGCACCACAAGCAGCTGTCGCGGATCCTGCGGACGCTGGTCGATGTCGGCCTTGGCTATCTCTCGCTAGGCCAGGCGGCTACCACGCTCTCGGGCGGTGAGGCGCAGCGGGTAAAATTAGCCAAGGAACTGGCGCGGGTGCAGACCGGACGCACCTTGTACTTGCTCGATGAGCCGACGACGGGCCTCCATTTTGGCGACGTCAAAAAGCTACTCGAGGTGCTGCAGCGCTTGGTGGAGGGCGGCAATACAGTGCTTGTCATCGAGCACAATCTCGATGTCATCAAGTCCTGCGACTGGGTGATCGATATGGGCCCCGAGGGCGGTTCCCGAGGCGGCGAAATGCTGGCCTGCGGCACCCCCGAGGCCGTCGCCAAGGTCGCGGCGAGCCACACTGGGCGCTTTCTCAAAGATCTGTTGGCCGCGAAAAAACGCGCGCCGGCGGCGATCGCCGTGGCACCGGGCAAACCGGCGCACGCCAGCAAGCGTAAAGTGGGCCTTGCGGCTAGCCGCGGTTAA
- a CDS encoding VIT family protein produces the protein MRHLNAHDLRPPAHGERHRIGRAGWLRAAVLGSNDAIVSTASLLLGVAASSASKDAILVAGVAGLVAGSMSMAVGEYVSVSSQRDAENADIARERKELEELPEIELDELTMIYQRRGLDATLARQVAVQLTAHDGLGAHMRDELGIDHATLARPFQAAWISAASFATFSFVPIAALLAAPASLRIAMIFGVSLASLAGLGALSGYLGGAPVTRAALRVTLGGALAMGLTAAIGHLLGVSIS, from the coding sequence ATGCGCCATCTCAACGCCCACGACCTGCGCCCACCCGCCCATGGCGAACGCCATCGCATTGGCCGCGCCGGCTGGCTGCGCGCCGCGGTGCTTGGCTCCAACGACGCGATTGTCTCGACGGCGAGCTTGTTGCTCGGCGTCGCGGCCTCCTCGGCGTCCAAGGACGCCATCCTCGTCGCGGGCGTCGCGGGCCTCGTCGCCGGTTCGATGTCGATGGCCGTCGGCGAGTACGTCTCGGTAAGTTCACAACGAGATGCGGAAAACGCCGACATCGCGCGCGAGCGCAAGGAGCTCGAGGAATTGCCCGAGATCGAGCTCGACGAGCTGACCATGATCTATCAGCGGCGGGGGCTCGATGCGACGCTGGCACGGCAGGTTGCGGTGCAACTAACCGCGCACGATGGTCTAGGTGCGCACATGCGCGACGAACTCGGCATCGATCACGCGACGCTGGCGCGGCCATTTCAGGCGGCGTGGATCTCCGCCGCTAGCTTTGCGACGTTTTCGTTTGTACCGATTGCCGCCTTGCTCGCAGCACCTGCCTCACTGCGCATCGCGATGATCTTTGGCGTTTCGCTGGCCAGCCTTGCCGGCCTCGGCGCGCTCAGCGGCTATCTCGGCGGCGCGCCTGTTACCCGCGCGGCTTTGCGCGTAACCCTTGGCGGCGCGCTCGCCATGGGCCTCACCGCGGCGATTGGCCACCTGCTCGGCGTTTCGATCTCGTAA
- a CDS encoding DEAD/DEAH box helicase, with amino-acid sequence MSTNISLLPESPNADLLATTDALLAGKPDAGADEPSGDEQVVAPTFAALNLHPELQLSLDDLGYVTPTPVQFAVFGPVSAGKDLMVQSRTGTGKTTAFGLPIINAVHTDLTGVQSLVLAPTRELAIQVAKELGYLGKHRGVRVEAIYGGAPIGKQISALQEGVHIVVGTPGRVLDHLARKTLDVSHLRTFVLDECDEMLSMGFFEDIERITKQLPKQHQTLLFSATMPDEVGRYAKRYMTKPETISLSGDNVGVANITHQYYVVSGIARMRDLLKILFKENPESAIIFCNMRDETTAVARFLRKQGLDAEAISSDLSQADRERVMERMRQHNLRFLVATDVAARGIDISNLSLVVNYAFPDAPDIYVHRTGRTGRAGKHGTAVSLVGPKELGSFWYLKLQHKIKPQELILPPDSILEGKLPAPLPPIYAQPRDAMSALRRALVGEPTAEHRTVAQRILTDGDAERLIALLIGERLAKQAPKMMRDDSADERGERSDRGERSDRGDRPRYGDRPERGDRGDRPRFGERSDRDARGDRGDRPARSEGAERHDRNDRPARSDRPEFGARPERSDRPERSDRPERSDRPEFGARPERSDRPDRDNRPERSARPERSDRPERHDRDRAPAAAITAGAAQPTTSAVAAETAPVQGGSEKQFGGRINRVSRDGSAPAPNRDAQPRRDERSDRSDRADRHTAPARPAHIDHRKDATPPAAPQAGQDARGPRPPRDEQRGQQEGGRGGRDRGPDHRAQAGRGGEPRPPQNDRAAQVAAASKAIDADIAAGAANSAGPKAPAREFWETWAEDKQAKPAAPVAAVTETAGAKHGKAVGTKPAPAAKATAKDATKDVAKEATVKATPAAKDAKRPSKKDAGKSEKPAAKTKGPDKPAAASKPAAGSPSRIVINVGKSHGMTADSIRDLVRELAGDKSADIASVMLRDDSAVIRVTDVVATTLLKKPGKKKVKGVAVAFTA; translated from the coding sequence ATGTCAACCAATATATCTTTGCTCCCCGAATCCCCCAACGCTGACCTCCTCGCCACCACCGATGCCCTGCTAGCGGGCAAGCCCGATGCGGGCGCCGACGAACCAAGCGGCGACGAGCAAGTTGTCGCGCCTACGTTTGCGGCGCTTAACCTGCACCCCGAGCTGCAGCTTTCGCTCGACGACCTCGGCTACGTCACGCCGACCCCGGTGCAATTCGCGGTGTTTGGCCCGGTCAGCGCCGGCAAAGATCTCATGGTGCAGTCGCGCACCGGCACGGGCAAGACCACGGCCTTTGGCTTGCCCATCATCAACGCGGTGCACACCGACCTAACCGGCGTGCAATCGCTCGTGCTCGCGCCGACGCGTGAGCTTGCGATCCAGGTCGCCAAGGAACTCGGTTATCTCGGCAAGCATCGCGGCGTGCGCGTCGAGGCGATTTACGGCGGCGCGCCGATCGGCAAACAAATTAGCGCGTTGCAAGAAGGCGTTCATATCGTCGTCGGCACGCCGGGCCGCGTGCTCGACCATCTCGCACGCAAGACGCTCGACGTCTCCCATCTGCGCACCTTCGTCCTCGACGAATGCGACGAAATGCTGTCGATGGGCTTTTTCGAAGACATCGAGCGCATCACCAAGCAGCTGCCCAAGCAGCACCAGACGCTGCTCTTCTCGGCGACCATGCCCGACGAAGTCGGCCGCTATGCCAAGCGCTACATGACCAAGCCCGAGACCATCTCGCTGTCGGGCGACAACGTCGGCGTCGCGAATATTACGCACCAGTATTACGTCGTCAGCGGCATCGCCCGCATGCGCGACCTGCTCAAGATCTTGTTCAAGGAAAACCCCGAGAGCGCGATCATTTTCTGCAACATGCGGGATGAGACCACCGCCGTCGCGCGCTTCTTGCGCAAGCAAGGCCTCGACGCCGAAGCGATTTCCAGCGATTTGTCGCAGGCCGACCGCGAGCGCGTGATGGAACGCATGCGGCAGCACAATCTTCGCTTCCTCGTCGCAACCGACGTCGCGGCACGCGGCATCGATATTTCGAACCTGTCGCTGGTCGTCAACTACGCCTTTCCCGATGCGCCCGACATCTATGTTCACCGCACAGGCCGCACCGGCCGCGCTGGCAAACACGGCACGGCGGTTTCGCTGGTTGGCCCCAAGGAGCTGGGGTCGTTCTGGTATCTGAAGTTGCAACACAAGATTAAGCCGCAAGAGCTAATCCTGCCGCCCGATTCCATCCTCGAGGGCAAGCTGCCCGCGCCGCTGCCACCAATTTACGCGCAGCCACGTGATGCCATGTCGGCGCTGCGGCGCGCGCTGGTTGGCGAACCGACGGCGGAGCACCGCACCGTCGCGCAACGTATTCTTACCGACGGCGATGCTGAACGCTTGATCGCGCTGCTCATTGGCGAGCGCTTGGCTAAGCAGGCGCCTAAGATGATGCGAGACGACAGTGCCGACGAGCGAGGCGAACGCAGTGATCGCGGCGAGCGCAGCGACCGCGGCGATCGCCCGCGTTATGGTGATCGTCCCGAGCGCGGCGACCGCGGCGACCGTCCTCGCTTTGGCGAGCGCTCAGATCGCGATGCGCGAGGCGATCGCGGCGATCGGCCGGCGCGCAGCGAGGGTGCCGAGCGACATGATCGCAACGACCGCCCAGCGCGTAGTGACCGTCCTGAGTTCGGCGCACGTCCCGAGCGTAGTGACCGCCCCGAGCGCAGCGACCGCCCAGAGCGTAGCGACCGTCCAGAGTTCGGCGCACGTCCAGAGAGAAGCGACCGTCCGGACCGAGACAACCGTCCAGAGCGCAGCGCTCGCCCAGAACGTAGCGACCGCCCAGAGCGGCATGACCGCGATCGCGCACCAGCGGCGGCGATCACGGCCGGCGCGGCTCAACCCACCACTTCAGCGGTGGCTGCCGAAACTGCCCCTGTCCAAGGCGGCAGCGAAAAGCAATTTGGCGGCCGCATCAACCGGGTTTCGCGAGATGGCAGCGCCCCTGCACCAAATCGCGACGCGCAGCCTCGGCGCGACGAACGCAGCGATCGTAGCGATCGCGCTGATCGCCACACGGCGCCTGCGCGTCCCGCCCATATCGATCACCGTAAAGACGCCACGCCACCGGCAGCGCCACAAGCCGGGCAGGACGCACGTGGACCGCGACCACCTCGCGACGAACAACGCGGCCAACAAGAAGGCGGGCGCGGCGGCCGCGACCGTGGGCCCGATCATCGCGCCCAAGCCGGCCGTGGCGGCGAGCCGCGTCCGCCGCAAAACGACCGCGCCGCGCAAGTTGCCGCGGCAAGCAAAGCCATTGACGCAGACATCGCGGCCGGCGCCGCGAACTCGGCGGGACCAAAGGCGCCTGCGCGCGAATTCTGGGAAACCTGGGCCGAGGACAAGCAAGCCAAGCCCGCTGCACCAGTTGCCGCAGTGACGGAAACCGCCGGCGCCAAACACGGCAAGGCAGTCGGCACCAAGCCGGCTCCAGCCGCCAAAGCGACGGCCAAGGACGCGACGAAGGACGTTGCAAAGGAGGCGACCGTTAAAGCTACACCTGCAGCGAAGGACGCCAAACGCCCGAGCAAGAAAGATGCCGGCAAGAGCGAAAAACCTGCCGCCAAGACCAAGGGGCCAGACAAACCCGCCGCGGCAAGCAAGCCCGCCGCGGGCAGCCCAAGCCGCATCGTCATCAACGTCGGCAAGTCACATGGCATGACCGCGGATTCGATCCGCGACCTCGTGCGCGAGCTCGCGGGCGACAAGAGCGCCGACATCGCGTCCGTAATGCTGCGCGATGACTCGGCCGTGATTCGCGTCACCGACGTCGTAGCGACGACGCTGCTCAAGAAGCCTGGCAAGAAAAAAGTCAAAGGCGTCGCCGTAGCGTTCACTGCCTAA